A genome region from Segatella copri includes the following:
- a CDS encoding chromate transporter, which translates to MLFLKLFLIFTKIGTFNFGGGYAMLSLIHNETVVKNHWLTNAEFTDIVAISQSTPGPIGINCATYVGYTACLHDGYPTWAACLSSVLASLSIMWLPFIIMILISRYLITHKDSKIVKDIFAGLRPAIIGLIAAAAVLLMNKENFGSPTDNPFVFGASIVLFLAAFYFTKFRKTNPILLLFICGIIGMVIF; encoded by the coding sequence ATGCTATTTCTAAAGTTATTTCTGATATTTACCAAGATTGGTACATTTAATTTTGGTGGCGGATATGCGATGCTTTCGCTCATCCATAACGAGACGGTAGTGAAGAACCATTGGCTTACCAATGCTGAGTTTACGGATATTGTGGCTATCAGCCAGTCTACACCGGGACCTATCGGAATCAACTGTGCCACCTACGTAGGTTATACCGCCTGCCTTCACGACGGCTATCCTACTTGGGCAGCCTGTCTGAGTTCGGTATTGGCTTCGCTCTCCATCATGTGGCTGCCTTTCATCATCATGATTCTCATCAGCCGCTATCTGATTACGCACAAGGATTCTAAAATCGTAAAGGATATCTTTGCGGGACTCCGCCCTGCCATCATCGGACTGATAGCTGCTGCCGCCGTTCTCCTGATGAATAAAGAGAACTTCGGATCACCAACCGACAATCCGTTTGTCTTCGGAGCAAGCATCGTGCTGTTTCTGGCTGCTTTCTACTTCACAAAATTCAGAAAGACCAACCCTATCCTGCTGCTTTTCATCTGCGGTATCATCGGAATGGTTATCTTCTAA
- a CDS encoding DUF4836 family protein, with product MKRLYKSLMFMCLAVVLGLLSSCSGTDYLNAIPKKSTALISVDMQQMASGKSDEDKAGMLKSLLHVEDASKCGIDISEKIFLFESADGNLGLCAKVSDEGDVEDWLASLAKQHIATEVKERKGFHFSVLKNSWLLGFSDQALLVMGPVVADAQAQLQQQMVKYLKADEDEGITASPMFERLETITSPMAMVAQAQALPEKFVAPFTLGTPKDTDPSQVVIAAEMDVKDGILQVKGETFSFNKEIYEALKKAAQTYRPIKGSYVKSMPADALAGIFMNVKGEQFLPMMQSNRSLQTLLMGINQAIDMDNIIRSVDGDMAIVLPSLTDNNMQMTMAAKLSHAKWLGDVDYWKTSCPAGAKIANWGKNAYFYTDGKTSFYFGVTDDKQFFSGSDQLMAQYAVKPSNHPIDAKIQKLIVGQKLAMVINLAKSSDSDGSGKDDAISTVTGLLTPVFGNLTSVVYTLKVKD from the coding sequence ATGAAAAGATTGTATAAGAGTTTGATGTTCATGTGCTTGGCTGTCGTATTGGGATTGCTGAGCTCATGCTCGGGCACTGACTATCTCAATGCCATTCCAAAGAAAAGTACTGCGCTCATCTCTGTTGACATGCAGCAGATGGCATCCGGCAAAAGCGATGAAGACAAGGCGGGAATGCTAAAGTCTCTGCTGCACGTTGAGGATGCATCGAAGTGTGGCATCGACATCTCAGAGAAGATATTCCTCTTTGAGAGTGCTGATGGCAACCTCGGACTTTGTGCCAAGGTGAGCGATGAGGGCGATGTTGAAGACTGGCTTGCTTCGCTTGCCAAACAGCATATCGCTACAGAGGTGAAGGAGCGCAAAGGCTTTCATTTCTCTGTATTGAAAAATTCGTGGCTGCTCGGCTTTTCTGATCAGGCACTCCTCGTTATGGGACCGGTTGTAGCCGATGCGCAGGCCCAGCTCCAGCAGCAGATGGTGAAATATCTGAAGGCTGATGAGGACGAAGGTATTACCGCATCGCCTATGTTCGAGCGACTGGAAACCATCACTTCGCCTATGGCTATGGTGGCTCAGGCTCAGGCGCTGCCGGAGAAGTTCGTAGCTCCATTTACTCTTGGCACGCCTAAGGATACCGACCCTTCGCAGGTAGTGATTGCTGCTGAGATGGACGTGAAAGACGGTATCCTGCAGGTGAAGGGAGAAACCTTCTCCTTTAATAAAGAAATATATGAGGCCCTGAAGAAGGCGGCTCAAACCTATCGTCCGATTAAAGGCAGCTACGTCAAGTCGATGCCTGCTGATGCCCTGGCGGGTATCTTCATGAACGTAAAGGGCGAGCAGTTCCTGCCGATGATGCAGAGCAACCGCAGCCTTCAGACCCTCCTGATGGGTATCAACCAGGCTATCGATATGGATAATATCATCCGTAGTGTGGATGGGGATATGGCTATCGTGTTGCCTTCGCTTACGGATAACAATATGCAGATGACGATGGCTGCTAAACTGTCGCATGCCAAGTGGTTGGGCGATGTTGATTATTGGAAAACTTCATGTCCGGCTGGTGCGAAGATAGCCAATTGGGGCAAGAATGCTTACTTCTATACCGACGGCAAGACCTCGTTCTATTTCGGTGTGACGGATGACAAGCAGTTCTTTAGCGGAAGCGACCAGCTGATGGCGCAATATGCCGTGAAACCAAGTAATCATCCGATAGATGCAAAGATTCAGAAACTCATCGTCGGTCAGAAACTGGCAATGGTCATCAATCTCGCCAAGAGTTCTGATAGTGACGGCTCGGGCAAGGATGATGCCATCTCTACCGTAACCGGTCTGCTCACCCCTGTCTTTGGAAATCTTACTTCGGTGGTCTATACTTTAAAGGTAAAAGATTAA
- a CDS encoding ATP-binding cassette domain-containing protein, whose product MEKIQLHSVLPQVFAQRNDLDSEIWKQDVTFEKGHLYLIEAESGSGKSTFCSYVLGYRHDYSGSVMFDNDVTANYKVKDWVEMRKKHISHLFQELRLFPELTALENVEIKNKIIGFKTREQILKWFEMLGIADKVDAKIGRMSFGQQQRVAMMRALCQPFDFILADEPISHLDDNNSRIMADIMMTEAKEQGAGVIVTSIGKHMGLPYEHVFKL is encoded by the coding sequence GTGGAAAAGATTCAGCTTCATTCCGTTCTCCCACAGGTTTTTGCCCAGCGCAACGACCTGGATTCGGAGATATGGAAGCAGGATGTTACCTTCGAGAAAGGTCATCTTTATCTTATCGAGGCAGAGAGTGGCAGCGGAAAGAGTACTTTCTGCAGCTATGTGCTCGGCTATCGTCACGACTACAGCGGAAGCGTGATGTTCGACAATGATGTTACCGCCAACTACAAGGTGAAAGACTGGGTAGAGATGCGCAAAAAGCACATCAGCCATCTCTTTCAGGAACTCCGTCTCTTCCCTGAGCTTACTGCCCTGGAGAATGTAGAAATTAAGAACAAAATAATCGGATTCAAGACGCGTGAGCAGATTCTTAAATGGTTTGAGATGCTCGGTATTGCTGATAAGGTAGATGCCAAAATCGGCAGAATGTCGTTCGGACAGCAGCAGCGTGTGGCAATGATGCGTGCGCTCTGTCAGCCTTTCGACTTCATTCTGGCTGATGAGCCTATTAGTCACCTCGACGACAACAATTCGCGCATCATGGCAGATATCATGATGACCGAAGCGAAGGAGCAGGGGGCTGGCGTCATTGTAACCAGTATCGGTAAGCACATGGGCTTGCCCTACGAGCACGTGTTTAAACTTTAG
- a CDS encoding 16S rRNA (uracil(1498)-N(3))-methyltransferase: MKEVRFFYVPDAATQTELPQEEATHALRVLRIQAGDELFLMDGKGVFYRAEVSLATNKRCIYEVKEVMPQQPAWRGHIHLAIAPTKMMDRIEWMAEKATEIGFDEISFLNCKFSERKVIRIDRIDKIVVSAVKQSHKAWKPVVNELQNFKDFITAPRNGRKFICHCYEEIEKKDFFAEISKSCPTDDSAGAAQEGTDDITVLVGPEGDFSIDEVRLALENGYESVSLGTSRLRTETAGLVAVNMCHLARAL; this comes from the coding sequence ATGAAAGAAGTTAGATTTTTCTATGTGCCAGATGCGGCTACACAGACAGAACTGCCTCAGGAAGAGGCTACTCATGCACTCAGGGTTTTGCGTATCCAGGCGGGGGACGAATTGTTCCTGATGGATGGCAAGGGGGTGTTCTACCGTGCAGAAGTTTCGCTGGCTACCAACAAACGGTGCATCTATGAGGTGAAGGAGGTTATGCCGCAGCAGCCTGCCTGGCGAGGACACATTCACCTGGCCATCGCCCCGACAAAGATGATGGACCGCATTGAATGGATGGCAGAGAAGGCTACGGAAATCGGCTTCGATGAAATCTCTTTCCTCAACTGCAAGTTCTCTGAACGCAAGGTCATCCGCATAGACCGCATCGACAAGATTGTGGTTTCTGCCGTCAAGCAGAGCCACAAGGCTTGGAAACCTGTAGTCAACGAACTGCAGAACTTTAAAGATTTTATTACGGCTCCCCGCAATGGCAGAAAGTTTATCTGCCATTGTTATGAGGAGATAGAAAAGAAAGACTTTTTTGCCGAGATTTCCAAGTCATGCCCAACTGATGATTCTGCCGGAGCAGCCCAGGAGGGTACTGATGACATCACCGTGCTGGTAGGACCTGAGGGCGATTTCTCTATCGATGAGGTGAGACTGGCCCTGGAAAACGGATATGAGAGTGTTTCGCTTGGCACCAGTCGCCTCCGTACGGAAACAGCAGGATTGGTGGCTGTCAACATGTGCCATCTGGCAAGAGCTTTATAA
- a CDS encoding UvrB/UvrC motif-containing protein, whose protein sequence is MMLYKLKLAACFGIPEAFGTCIISLVDEAEKRALSIMTTEYVAEQLKACNSKTSDFKNDVISVLWTLFDRLNVDDFYLEFDATPERGVYATLVNKITNERMSIKTDQAVLLSVAADIEMYTTELVIKEISTPFNKNDMSSTSCAVPISALPDQMLEKALDCAINEEDYETASAIRDEIERRKGKKSE, encoded by the coding sequence ATGATGTTGTACAAACTTAAACTCGCTGCCTGTTTTGGCATTCCGGAAGCTTTCGGGACATGTATTATTAGTTTGGTAGACGAAGCCGAAAAAAGAGCTTTGTCTATTATGACTACTGAATATGTAGCAGAGCAGCTGAAGGCATGTAATTCGAAAACTTCTGATTTTAAAAATGATGTGATCTCTGTACTTTGGACACTATTTGACAGGCTCAATGTTGACGATTTCTATCTCGAATTCGATGCTACGCCAGAGAGGGGAGTATATGCTACTCTTGTGAATAAAATCACAAATGAACGTATGAGCATCAAGACTGACCAGGCTGTGTTGCTGTCTGTGGCTGCGGATATAGAAATGTATACAACAGAGCTGGTTATAAAGGAAATTTCTACTCCTTTTAATAAAAATGATATGAGTTCGACTTCTTGTGCGGTACCTATTTCGGCTTTGCCAGACCAGATGCTTGAGAAGGCATTGGATTGTGCCATTAATGAAGAAGATTACGAAACAGCCTCAGCCATTCGCGATGAGATAGAGCGCCGCAAAGGCAAAAAAAGTGAATAA
- the ppdK gene encoding pyruvate, phosphate dikinase — protein MNEKRVYTFGNGKAEGNAQMREVLGGKGANLAEMNLIGVPVPPGFTITTDTCNEYYEVGEEKIKELLQDEVMAAVAHTEALMNSKFGSVENPLLVSVRSGARASMPGMMDTILNLGLNDEVAEGLVKKTGNPHFVYDSYRRFVQMYGDVVMGLKPVNKEDIDPFEAIIEKVKEEQGVTLDKDLSVESLKKLVELFKAAIKEQTGQDFPTNPIDQLWGAICAVFRSWMNERAILYRKMEGIPDEWGTAVSVMAMVFGNMGDTSATGVCFSRDAGNGENLFNGEYLINAQGEDVVAGIRTPQQITKIGSQRWAERAGISEEERAAKYPSMEEAMPELYKELDALQDKLEHHYHDMQDMEFTVQEGKLWFLQTRNGKRTGTAMVKIAMDLLHEGMIDEKTAILRCEPQKLDELLHPVFDKLALSKAKVITQGLPASPGAACGQIVFHADDAQEWHEDGKKVIMVRIETSPEDLAGMSAAEGILTARGGMTSHAAVVARGMGKCCVSGAGSINVDYKTKTVEIEGVVYKEGDYISLNGTTGQVYAGQIETKAAELSGDFKELMDLCDKYTKMEIRTNADTPHDAEVARAFGAKGIGLTRTEHMFFDDQKIVAMREMILADSVEGREKALAKLLPYQKADFYGILKAMDGCHVNIRLLDPPLHEFVPHDLAGQETMAKEMGVSVEEIKKRVNSLAENNPMLGHRGCRLGITFPEITAMQTRAILGAACELKKEGYNPCPEIMVPLIGTVQELKQQKSIILATSKEVFAEYGVEVEFEIGTMIEIPRAALTAGQIAEEAQYFSFGTNDLTQMTFGYSRDDIASFLPAYMEKKILKVDPFQVLDQEGVGQLIKMAVENGRATRPNLRTGICGEHGGEPSSVKFCAKVGMNYASCSPFRVPIARLAAAQAAVEE, from the coding sequence ATGAACGAAAAAAGAGTTTATACATTCGGAAACGGAAAAGCAGAAGGCAATGCCCAAATGCGAGAAGTACTTGGTGGTAAAGGCGCAAACCTTGCCGAAATGAACCTGATTGGTGTACCAGTTCCTCCAGGTTTCACCATTACTACAGACACTTGTAATGAATATTATGAAGTGGGTGAGGAAAAAATCAAAGAACTTCTTCAGGACGAAGTGATGGCTGCTGTGGCTCATACTGAGGCATTGATGAACAGCAAGTTCGGTTCTGTAGAGAATCCACTCCTCGTATCAGTACGCTCAGGTGCACGCGCATCTATGCCTGGTATGATGGATACCATCCTCAACCTCGGTTTGAATGACGAAGTAGCTGAGGGATTGGTCAAGAAGACCGGTAACCCTCATTTCGTATACGATTCATATCGCCGTTTCGTACAGATGTACGGTGACGTCGTTATGGGATTGAAGCCTGTAAACAAGGAAGATATCGACCCATTTGAGGCTATCATCGAAAAGGTGAAGGAAGAGCAGGGCGTTACACTTGACAAGGATCTCTCTGTAGAGTCGCTCAAGAAGCTCGTTGAACTCTTCAAGGCTGCCATCAAGGAGCAGACCGGTCAGGATTTCCCTACCAACCCAATCGATCAGCTCTGGGGCGCTATCTGCGCTGTGTTCCGTTCTTGGATGAACGAGCGTGCTATCCTCTACCGCAAGATGGAAGGTATTCCTGATGAGTGGGGTACTGCCGTATCTGTCATGGCGATGGTATTCGGTAACATGGGCGATACATCTGCTACAGGTGTTTGCTTCTCACGTGACGCTGGTAATGGTGAGAATCTCTTCAATGGTGAGTATCTTATCAACGCACAGGGTGAGGACGTGGTAGCCGGTATCCGTACTCCACAGCAGATTACAAAGATTGGTTCTCAGCGCTGGGCTGAGCGTGCAGGTATCTCTGAAGAGGAGCGTGCTGCCAAGTATCCTTCTATGGAAGAGGCTATGCCTGAACTCTATAAGGAACTCGACGCGCTGCAGGATAAGCTGGAGCACCACTATCACGATATGCAGGATATGGAGTTCACCGTACAGGAAGGCAAACTCTGGTTCCTCCAGACTCGTAATGGTAAGCGTACAGGTACAGCTATGGTGAAGATTGCCATGGATCTCCTCCACGAGGGTATGATTGATGAGAAGACTGCTATCCTGCGCTGTGAGCCTCAGAAACTTGATGAGCTTTTGCATCCAGTATTCGATAAGCTGGCTCTTTCTAAGGCTAAGGTCATCACACAGGGCCTCCCTGCATCTCCAGGTGCTGCCTGCGGTCAGATTGTATTCCATGCAGACGATGCTCAGGAGTGGCATGAGGACGGCAAGAAGGTGATCATGGTTCGTATCGAAACATCTCCAGAAGACCTCGCTGGTATGTCAGCTGCTGAGGGTATCCTTACCGCTCGTGGTGGTATGACTTCTCACGCTGCCGTTGTAGCCCGTGGTATGGGTAAGTGCTGTGTATCAGGCGCCGGCTCTATCAACGTAGATTACAAGACTAAGACTGTAGAGATTGAAGGCGTTGTTTACAAGGAGGGTGATTATATCTCTCTGAACGGTACTACAGGTCAGGTTTACGCAGGACAGATTGAGACAAAGGCTGCAGAACTTTCAGGCGACTTCAAGGAGCTGATGGATCTCTGCGACAAGTATACAAAGATGGAAATCCGTACCAATGCGGATACTCCACACGATGCTGAGGTAGCCCGTGCATTCGGCGCCAAGGGTATCGGTCTGACACGTACAGAGCACATGTTCTTCGATGATCAGAAGATTGTAGCTATGCGTGAGATGATTCTGGCAGACTCTGTAGAGGGTCGTGAGAAGGCACTTGCCAAGCTCCTCCCATATCAGAAGGCTGACTTCTATGGAATCCTCAAGGCAATGGATGGCTGCCACGTGAACATCCGCTTGCTCGACCCACCTCTCCACGAGTTCGTACCTCACGATTTGGCTGGTCAGGAGACCATGGCTAAGGAGATGGGTGTAAGCGTAGAGGAAATCAAGAAGCGTGTAAACTCTCTGGCAGAGAACAACCCTATGCTCGGTCATCGCGGTTGCCGTCTCGGTATCACATTCCCAGAGATTACGGCCATGCAGACCCGTGCCATCCTCGGTGCAGCTTGCGAGTTGAAGAAGGAGGGTTACAACCCATGTCCTGAAATCATGGTTCCGCTCATCGGTACCGTTCAGGAGCTCAAGCAGCAGAAGTCTATCATTCTCGCTACTTCTAAGGAGGTATTCGCTGAGTACGGCGTAGAGGTAGAATTTGAGATTGGTACCATGATTGAGATTCCTCGTGCTGCCCTTACAGCAGGTCAGATTGCAGAGGAGGCTCAGTACTTCTCATTCGGTACTAACGACTTGACACAGATGACCTTCGGTTATTCTCGTGATGACATCGCTTCATTCCTCCCTGCATACATGGAGAAGAAGATCTTGAAGGTTGACCCATTCCAGGTTCTCGACCAGGAGGGTGTTGGTCAGCTCATCAAGATGGCTGTTGAGAATGGTCGTGCTACCCGTCCTAACCTCCGCACAGGTATCTGTGGTGAGCACGGTGGTGAGCCTTCATCAGTTAAGTTCTGCGCTAAGGTCGGTATGAACTACGCATCTTGCTCACCATTCCGCGTGCCTATCGCCAGACTTGCGGCGGCACAGGCTGCTGTAGAGGAGTAA
- a CDS encoding MFS transporter, protein MNLKVRLAVMNFLEFAVWGAYLTSMGNYLGKAGMGAEISWFYTIQGIVSIFMPTLMGIVADKYIQPQRLLGYCHLLAGAAMIGLFGMGQASQTPNEAMFIAVYTFSVAFYMPTLALSNTSAFSILKSNGLDTVKAFPPIRVFGTVGFILTMWIVNCATWDNGSFSFLLSENAHKFQYTHYQFLVSGVLSILLFLYCFSLPACPIVKKETKSWVETWGFDSFKLFKSREMAMFFIFSCMLGMSLQVTNGYATPFITSFKGDPAMLDTFAANNATLLVSISQVAEALCILLIPFFLKRYGIKVVMLIAMLAWVLRFGFFGLGNPAFPGVTFFILSCIVYGVAFDFFNVSGGLFVDQKCDVKVRASAQGLFMLMTNGLGASIGTILAGMVINHYCHWTDDGYLMGDWKTCWFIFAGYALVVAVAFAVLFRPKKEQK, encoded by the coding sequence ATGAATCTGAAAGTACGCCTAGCAGTGATGAACTTCCTGGAGTTTGCAGTTTGGGGAGCTTATCTTACGTCTATGGGCAACTATCTCGGCAAGGCTGGGATGGGTGCCGAGATTTCCTGGTTCTATACCATACAGGGAATCGTATCTATTTTTATGCCTACATTGATGGGCATTGTGGCAGATAAGTATATCCAGCCGCAACGTCTTTTGGGCTATTGTCACCTTTTGGCAGGTGCAGCCATGATAGGTCTGTTCGGTATGGGACAGGCTAGTCAGACTCCTAATGAGGCTATGTTTATTGCCGTTTACACCTTCAGCGTGGCTTTCTATATGCCTACATTGGCATTGTCAAATACTTCGGCATTCAGTATATTGAAGAGCAACGGGCTCGACACCGTGAAGGCTTTTCCGCCAATCCGTGTGTTCGGAACCGTGGGCTTCATTCTCACGATGTGGATTGTGAACTGTGCTACCTGGGACAACGGTTCATTCTCGTTCCTGTTGAGCGAGAACGCCCATAAGTTCCAGTATACCCATTATCAGTTCCTGGTATCGGGTGTGCTCAGCATTCTTCTCTTCCTCTATTGCTTCTCATTGCCAGCCTGTCCTATCGTGAAGAAAGAGACAAAGAGCTGGGTAGAGACATGGGGTTTCGATTCCTTCAAACTCTTCAAGAGCCGTGAGATGGCGATGTTCTTCATCTTCTCTTGCATGCTCGGTATGAGTCTGCAGGTAACCAATGGTTATGCCACTCCGTTCATTACCAGTTTCAAGGGTGATCCTGCGATGCTCGATACTTTTGCAGCTAACAATGCTACGCTCCTGGTATCCATCTCTCAGGTGGCCGAGGCGCTCTGCATCCTTCTCATTCCGTTCTTCCTGAAGCGTTATGGCATCAAGGTTGTGATGCTCATCGCCATGTTGGCATGGGTTTTGCGATTCGGCTTCTTCGGATTGGGCAATCCTGCATTTCCGGGTGTTACCTTCTTTATCCTCTCATGCATCGTTTACGGTGTAGCCTTCGACTTCTTCAATGTGTCGGGCGGTCTGTTTGTAGACCAGAAATGTGATGTGAAGGTAAGAGCATCGGCTCAGGGACTGTTCATGCTGATGACCAACGGTCTGGGAGCATCTATCGGAACCATTCTCGCAGGTATGGTCATCAACCATTACTGCCACTGGACAGATGACGGCTACCTGATGGGTGACTGGAAAACCTGCTGGTTCATCTTTGCCGGTTATGCGCTCGTGGTAGCAGTAGCCTTTGCTGTCCTTTTCCGTCCGAAGAAAGAACAGAAATAA
- a CDS encoding ABC transporter permease gives MNLVWKLLRQHISIPQFAGFAFANLFGMLIVLFGFQFYQDVLPVFTQEDSFMKADYLIMSKKIGMGNTISGRSNIFSGSEIDEIGDQKFVKKIGKFTSTEYKVDAQMGVNGVNVLNSELFFESVPDGFVDVPLKNWKYTPGTQEVPIILPRTYINMYNFGFAQSHSLPKISDGLMGMIDFNIQIQAGGKKEQFKGKVIGFSSRLNTILVPQAFMDWSNQEFAPNQKSDPNRLIVEVGNPGDENITKYLDDNGYEVETDKLDAEKTTYFLRMMVSMVMIIGLVISVLSFYILMLSIYLLVQKNSSKLENLLLIGYSPNNVAKPYQVLTIALNIVVLIIAWIILFFLRDYYMSFIETLFPDIDEGTMLPAIALGLFLFLIVSILNIVAIRRKVMSIWQRKE, from the coding sequence ATGAATCTCGTTTGGAAATTATTGCGTCAGCATATCAGCATACCTCAGTTTGCGGGCTTTGCCTTCGCCAATCTCTTCGGTATGCTCATCGTTCTTTTCGGCTTCCAGTTTTATCAGGACGTGCTGCCTGTCTTCACTCAGGAAGACAGTTTCATGAAAGCCGACTACCTCATCATGAGCAAGAAGATAGGTATGGGAAATACCATCAGCGGCCGTTCCAATATCTTCTCGGGTTCTGAAATCGATGAAATCGGAGACCAGAAGTTTGTGAAGAAAATAGGAAAATTCACCTCTACTGAATATAAGGTAGATGCCCAGATGGGTGTAAACGGCGTGAACGTTCTAAATAGCGAACTCTTCTTCGAGAGTGTGCCTGACGGTTTTGTTGATGTGCCGCTCAAGAACTGGAAATATACGCCGGGAACTCAGGAGGTGCCAATCATCCTCCCGCGTACCTATATTAATATGTATAACTTCGGTTTCGCCCAGAGTCATTCGCTCCCTAAAATCAGCGATGGACTGATGGGCATGATTGATTTCAATATCCAGATTCAGGCTGGTGGCAAGAAAGAGCAGTTCAAGGGAAAGGTAATCGGTTTCTCTTCGCGACTCAACACCATCCTTGTTCCACAGGCATTCATGGACTGGAGTAACCAGGAATTTGCGCCAAACCAGAAGAGCGATCCTAACCGCCTCATCGTAGAGGTAGGAAACCCAGGAGACGAGAACATCACTAAATACCTGGATGATAATGGTTATGAGGTAGAGACAGACAAACTGGATGCAGAGAAGACTACCTATTTCCTCCGCATGATGGTATCGATGGTGATGATTATCGGTTTGGTTATCTCTGTCTTGAGTTTCTACATTCTGATGCTCAGCATCTATCTGCTGGTACAGAAGAATTCTTCTAAGTTGGAGAATCTTCTTCTGATAGGTTACAGTCCGAACAATGTAGCAAAGCCATATCAGGTGCTCACCATCGCGCTGAACATCGTGGTACTCATCATCGCGTGGATCATCCTCTTCTTCCTTCGCGATTACTACATGAGCTTCATTGAAACCCTCTTCCCTGATATCGACGAGGGCACCATGCTCCCAGCCATCGCCCTGGGTCTGTTCCTGTTCCTGATAGTTTCTATCCTGAACATCGTAGCCATCCGACGCAAGGTAATGAGCATCTGGCAGCGAAAGGAGTAA
- a CDS encoding DUF3256 family protein, translating into MKKIKYILCACLMMASMGMEAKSMKDLLVSMPDSVVPYLNHNLRLEFAELQEMGVKAEVKNLLGETSVMDTLTADFVQLRTSKSATLQMKKLPSANGDSLLCVVKTFAGVEKESELYLFNQDWQEQDASRIFDGKSLQQLASGLVAKPDTMSEAKFEELKGKIELKIVSALLLQHENSLVVRLALPFVSADDKKAINAIKVQRKYNWNGKTFKES; encoded by the coding sequence ATGAAGAAGATAAAATATATATTATGTGCTTGCCTGATGATGGCAAGTATGGGCATGGAAGCCAAGTCGATGAAGGACTTGCTGGTTTCGATGCCCGATTCTGTTGTGCCTTATCTCAACCACAACCTGCGGCTGGAATTTGCTGAGCTGCAGGAGATGGGAGTGAAGGCAGAAGTGAAGAATCTTTTAGGCGAAACGAGTGTGATGGATACGCTGACTGCAGATTTCGTTCAGTTGAGAACGAGTAAGAGCGCTACTTTGCAGATGAAGAAACTGCCATCGGCTAACGGCGATTCGCTGCTTTGCGTGGTGAAGACTTTTGCCGGAGTAGAGAAGGAGAGTGAACTCTATCTCTTTAATCAGGATTGGCAAGAGCAGGATGCCAGCAGGATTTTCGATGGGAAATCTTTGCAGCAACTGGCTTCCGGTCTTGTTGCCAAACCCGATACGATGAGCGAGGCTAAGTTTGAGGAACTCAAGGGGAAAATTGAACTCAAAATCGTGAGTGCTTTGCTCCTGCAACATGAAAACAGCCTCGTAGTGCGCTTGGCTTTACCTTTCGTGTCTGCTGACGATAAGAAGGCTATAAATGCAATAAAAGTGCAAAGAAAATATAATTGGAATGGTAAAACTTTTAAGGAGAGTTAA
- a CDS encoding chromate transporter, with protein sequence MLVKFFLTCNKIGAFTLGGGYAMIPIMEQEFVDKNQWMNKQEFMDIMVVAQTTPGIFAIDMASHIGYKLKGVWGGIVGAIGIALPSIIAILIIAMFFQHFKDNYWVGKFFMGVRPAVVALIAAPCFKMAKTANINRYNIWIPVVCCLLIAAFGISPIYIIIAAGVLGWLYGKVKKVKR encoded by the coding sequence ATGTTAGTAAAATTTTTCCTCACGTGCAATAAAATCGGGGCATTCACGCTAGGTGGAGGCTACGCCATGATACCGATCATGGAACAGGAATTTGTAGACAAGAACCAGTGGATGAACAAACAGGAGTTCATGGATATCATGGTAGTGGCTCAGACCACTCCGGGCATCTTCGCCATCGACATGGCGAGTCATATCGGCTATAAGCTGAAGGGAGTCTGGGGAGGCATTGTGGGTGCCATAGGCATCGCCCTGCCTTCTATCATCGCCATTCTCATCATCGCCATGTTCTTCCAGCATTTCAAGGACAATTATTGGGTGGGTAAGTTCTTCATGGGTGTGCGCCCTGCCGTGGTAGCGCTCATTGCTGCGCCTTGCTTCAAGATGGCAAAGACGGCAAACATCAACCGCTACAACATCTGGATTCCCGTTGTCTGCTGTCTGCTGATTGCAGCTTTCGGTATCTCCCCTATCTACATCATCATCGCAGCCGGTGTGCTGGGCTGGCTCTATGGAAAGGTAAAAAAAGTAAAAAGGTAA